The nucleotide window ATGTAATCTACACTTTCTTTTGGTAAAAATTTTAAGCTGGTTGCAGAACCTTTTACAATTTGTGCGTTTGAAATGGTTTTGTCGTTAATGAACAAACTCATTTCTTTTTTTGCTTCCGAAATTTTTTTATAGCGAAGTTCAAAGCATTGTGTTACGTCAATGTCAGTTGGATTTGGTGCAATTCTGTAACGGTAATAGCGGAACGCTGCCGCATCCCCGCCAAATCCTGTTCCTGCTTCAATTGCATCGCTTACGTGGTAAGTTAAATTGATACGTGTAACAACACCAGAAAAAGCTAACAACAAAGAGTTTCTTATATTTTCGTTTGGTTGTTTTAATATCAGTGATTTCAAATAACCTAACTGTGCTAATTGTTTGTCACTAAAAAGTTGGTCGGCTGTTTTCACGTCCGAACCTTTTGGTAAAGGCAATGATTTAGGTTGTGGATATTTTTTGATTGCTTTTTTAATTTCCTCTTTTGTCTTTGGTTCGTGTGCTTCGTATTCGTTTTTTATTTGCACAAAAGCCTCTGTCAAATCTGTTTGTTTTACAGGTGCAATCAGAGATTTCACCAAGAAAACAGCCATTGGATTGATGTCAATGTTTATCCCTTTTCGGTTATTCATTAAGGCTTCAATAGCGGTTACTCCACTACCACCAAAAGGGTCAAGCACCAAGTCGCCCGGCTTGCTAAAATTTTTAATGTATTCAGTAACAACATTCCAAGCCTGTTTTGTAAAATAACCGTGAACTCCAAAATGTCTTTTTGCTGCACGTTTTTTTACTTCAATTTCTTCCAATAATGGGCGTGTTGCATAATCAAAACCTGTTGGTTTTGCTGTTGCGCTCGTTGTGTCGTAAGTAAAATTTTTGCCAACTTGAAAACTATTTGGCGAAAGAAACATTTTTAAATCTTTCCAATAATGTTCAATTTCATCAATGGGAAAAAATAAAACAGGTTTTTCTGTGTCGTTAGTTCTAAAAACAGAAAATTCTAAACCGTTGCAAAGTGAAAAATAATTACTTCTAATTTCTGGGTGTGTAGCGTAACTATACACTTGTTCAACATTGTCGTCATTGATTATTTTTTGGTCGGGTGCTTTTGCATCTAAAACCCAAGCAAAATTATTTTCAACTTTTAGAGCATAGTNNNNNNNNNNNNNNNNNNNNNNNNNNNNNNNNNNNNNNNNNNNNNNNNNNNNNNNNNNNNNNNNNNNNNNNNNNNNNNNNNNNNNNNNNNNNNNNNNNNNNNNNNNNNNNNNNNNNNNNNNNNNNNNNNNNNNNNNNNNNNNNNNNNNNNNNNNNNNNNNNNNNNNNNNNNNNNNNNNNNNNNNNNNNNNNNNNNNNNNNNNNNNNNNNNNNNNNNNNNNNNNNNNNNNNNNNNNNNNNNNNNNNNNNNNNNNNNNNNNNNNNNNNNNNNNNNNNNNNNNNNNNNNNNNNNNNNNNNNNNNNNNNNNNNNNNNNNNNNNNNNNNNNNNNNNNNNNNNNNNNNNNNNNNNNNNNNNNNNNNNNNNNNNTTTTTTTCTTGGGATATAATTCTGGTGGGTTCTAAAAATCAGTTTTTTTATTTTTTTCAGGCACAAATCAGAACTCTTTTAAAATCTGGGCTGAAAAAGTAAGCAATTGTACAAATTATTTTTTTAATTCACATACAAATTTTTAATTCGCAATTAACTAACTAATTAATAGCATATTACGATGTAAATAAATTTAATCTTTGAACTTGTTCAAGCCTGAATAAGTTGTAGGTAAGGTTTATGAGTTCGATTATTCCTGTTGCTCTTGCTATTCCTACAGATTTAACCGCAAGCCCGTTCATGCTTTGTTCCATAAAACCAAATACGTGTTCCACTCTTACCCTTGTGATGTCATATTGTTTTCGTGTTAAATTATATGCAAACATACATATAATTGCTTGAATAACAATGATTTAAATTATAGAACCCACCGTAAAACTTTTAGGCGAAACATACAAAGGAAAAGAGTTAACGGAGGAACAAAAACAGTAAAACAAGGAAAAATCAAAAATAAGAGTGAGTGTAGAACATAGTATTAGCGGGATCAAACGCTTATTTATCCTTAGCTACAAATTACGTGTGAAAAAATACGAACAGCACGACAAACTAATGCTATTAGGGTGCGCCCTGCACAACTTTAGAATTAAATGTAGAAAATCAATAACAAATTAACTTATATAAAGTCTAATGTATAGTTAGTAGTCAAACGGGCTTTCATCAGTTTCTGTTTTTTCTTCACCTGTTAAAAATTCGTCTATAAACCCTTCAATGTTTGAAGCCTTAAAGCGAACTGTTTCATACAAATCATAAATTGCTCTGTCGTCAGGAAATGCCCATTCAGAGTTGCCCCAACCGTCTATAAATTCAAGTCTATAACCGTCTGTCCATTCAGAGGCCCCTTCATCGTAAAAATATTTTGATTGATACTTATACAATCGTAAACTTTTGTCTAAGACTTTACATGTATAGACATTGTCTGCCAATACCTCACTGCCAGAAAGTGATGATGGTTTGCTGCGATTTACTTCCCACTTAATAGTTCCTTCTTTAGTGTCCCGATTAAGTTTGGATATTATTTTAATGCTATGCTTTGTGCTCATGTTACAATGATTTGCCTTTGTTTTGTTTAATGTTTTCTAATTGTCTAATGATTTCTATCAAACTGCCATAAACTATCCAAACGTCATCATATGTCGTTTGATAAAATCGCTTTGGATACTTAGTAATGTAAAATATGAAACTTGAACTCTGAACCTGCCTTATGACAAATGGTCTTGTTCGTCTGCCTTTCAAAAAAGAACATAGTCTTCTACTCTTTAAACTTTGACGATAACTAATTTTCGGAATTAAATCTTCCAATTCAGAAATGCAATTTGCAAATTCTGTTCTAATCTCACGTCGGTTGCTATTATAGTCGTTTAGAAATTGATTGATTTCAGAAGCAGATTTTTGCAGATTGTCAATATGCTTTTTAATTCGCTTGTCAAAAATGTAACTCGTCTTTAACTTGTTTATTTCCGACTTAATGAAAAGTCCGATTATAAAAGCACCGATTGCAAAACAAAACCCGACAACTTCTAAAACGTTTGCCCAAGTTTCTAAGTCCCACTCTAAGAATAAATTTTTTAGTATGTCCAAGCGTCTGTGTTGTTTGTGTCTAAATGTAAATTATTTATGTCTGTCATTTTAATGTTACACGGTTCGGTAAGCCTTGCCGCTAACGGAATGGGGCTTCACGCAGTTGTTGAGCGTTAGCGAAAACAATTGCGGTGAAACCGCCAGATGTGCGAAGTCCCGTAGGGCTTCGCATAGTTGGTGCGTGAAGCCCCGTTCCGATGTGGCGATGGAGCCGACTTTTAGCACAAATGCTGAATAGAATTACTACTGTTCAACCTTGCACAAATGCTCAATAGAAGTACTTCACCGGCTCTATTGCCAATTTTTTTGTTACCGGCTGCCTTACTTTCTCTCGTCATAAAATGTTTGTTACTTTTTTATATAATTCCGGTAAACAGTTTTGTCGCATACGAAACTTTGTTCCGTGATTATGTCCCGTTCTTGCATCAAAGTCAACCAAAATATTTCCCTTTTCAAGTTGTGTAAGAAAACCATCAAAATTGAACTTCTGCAACATCTGAACTTTGCTGTAACGATAAAATTCTTTATCGCCTTCTTTCGTAACTTCTGCTTGCACATAAAAACAGTTCAGCAGTTTTGTTCCGGCTTTATTTG belongs to Bacteroidia bacterium and includes:
- a CDS encoding type I restriction enzyme HsdR N-terminal domain-containing protein, with the protein product YALKVENNFAWVLDAKAPDQKIINDDNVEQVYSYATHPEIRSNYFSLCNGLEFSVFRTNDTEKPVLFFPIDEIEHYWKDLKMFLSPNSFQVGKNFTYDTTSATAKPTGFDYATRPLLEEIEVKKRAAKRHFGVHGYFTKQAWNVVTEYIKNFSKPGDLVLDPFGGSGVTAIEALMNNRKGINIDINPMAVFLVKSLIAPVKQTDLTEAFVQIKNEYEAHEPKTKEEIKKAIKKYPQPKSLPLPKGSDVKTADQLFSDKQLAQLGYLKSLILKQPNENIRNSLLLAFSGVVTRINLTYHVSDAIEAGTGFGGDAAAFRYYRYRIAPNPTDIDVTQCFELRYKKISEAKKEMSLFINDKTISNAQIVKGSATSLKFLPKESVDYIYTDPPYGKKIPYLDLSAMWNAWLDLEVTEEDFKQEAIEGGEQKKSKEEYNELIAQSIKEMYRVLKYDRWLSFVFAHKDPEFWHLIIDTAESCGFEYIGAVPQKNGQTSFKKRQNPFTVLSGQLIINFRKVRNPKAILRANLGMDIAEIVMQTVEGIIAKNNGATLEQINDELIIKGLELGFLDLLKKEYTDLTPILLDNFDYNETTEEFTIKKDTKFRTHIDVRLRIKYYLISYLRRMERANKPPHFDQIILEILPLLKNGTTPENQTVLNVLEDIAERVGQDSWRLKREGQATLFD